The following are encoded in a window of Phormidium ambiguum IAM M-71 genomic DNA:
- the cofH gene encoding 7,8-didemethyl-8-hydroxy-5-deazariboflavin synthase subunit CofH, whose translation MLTNTKTVDAILDHALAGYDISEAEGILLLQQTDPDILAAIQETADELRKRQVGDTVTYVINRNINFTNICEQHCSFCAFRRDEGETGAYWLDLNQILEKTTDAVQRGATEICMQGGLNPKAKLNGTSLDYYLNIIKGIKNAFSELHLHAFSPQEVQFIAREDGLTYTEVIAALQDAGVGSMPGTAAEVLDDEIRKVICPEKIDTATWLEIIATAHKLGLPTTSTLLSGHIETPEQQIKHFSLLRKLQQTAKEKGFVGFTEFILLPFVGQEAPKPLRRRVGRDQPVLSDALLLTAVARIFLGNWIINHQPSWVKLGLEGAKTALTWGCNDIGGTLMEEHITTMAGAQGGTCMEVETLQAAISSLGRNYQQRDTVYSRIMSKAEVVGRSSNLV comes from the coding sequence GTGCTTACTAACACTAAAACAGTTGATGCAATTCTAGACCATGCCCTCGCAGGTTACGACATATCAGAAGCCGAAGGAATCTTACTTTTGCAGCAAACAGATCCAGATATTCTTGCTGCTATTCAGGAAACCGCTGACGAATTGCGAAAACGACAAGTCGGAGATACAGTAACTTACGTCATTAACCGCAACATTAACTTTACCAACATCTGCGAACAACATTGTAGCTTTTGCGCCTTTCGTCGTGACGAAGGAGAAACAGGCGCTTATTGGTTAGATTTAAATCAGATTTTAGAAAAAACTACAGATGCAGTTCAAAGAGGTGCCACCGAAATTTGTATGCAGGGAGGACTCAACCCCAAAGCTAAACTTAACGGCACTTCTTTAGATTACTATCTCAACATAATTAAAGGCATTAAAAACGCATTTTCTGAATTACATTTACACGCCTTTTCTCCCCAAGAAGTGCAATTTATCGCCAGAGAAGATGGATTAACATACACTGAAGTAATCGCCGCTTTACAAGATGCCGGAGTTGGTTCAATGCCTGGAACTGCTGCCGAGGTTTTAGATGATGAAATCAGAAAGGTAATTTGTCCCGAAAAAATTGATACAGCAACTTGGTTAGAAATTATTGCTACTGCACATAAATTAGGTTTACCAACAACTAGTACCCTGCTTTCGGGACATATTGAAACACCCGAACAGCAAATTAAGCATTTTAGTTTATTACGAAAACTGCAACAAACTGCCAAAGAAAAAGGATTTGTTGGCTTTACAGAATTTATTCTTTTACCTTTTGTCGGACAAGAAGCACCTAAACCATTACGCCGCCGAGTTGGGAGAGATCAACCAGTTTTATCAGATGCACTTTTATTGACGGCAGTAGCAAGAATTTTCCTGGGAAATTGGATTATTAACCATCAACCAAGTTGGGTAAAACTTGGCTTGGAAGGTGCAAAAACTGCTTTAACTTGGGGTTGTAATGATATTGGCGGAACTTTGATGGAAGAACATATTACGACAATGGCAGGTGCCCAAGGTGGTACTTGTATGGAAGTAGAAACTTTACAAGCTGCAATTAGTTCTTTGGGGCGTAATTATCAGCAACGAGATACAGTTTATAGTCGCATAATGTCAAAGGCCGAAGTAGTTGGGCGATCGAGTAATTTGGTGTGA
- a CDS encoding alpha/beta fold hydrolase, whose product MSTITTKDGTQIYYKDWGTGQPIVFSHGWPLSGDAWESQMFFLASHGYRCIAHDRRGHGRSSQPWNGNDMDTYADDLAELFEALDLKDAVMIGHSTGGGEVARFIGRHGTSRVSKAVLMGAVPPLMLKTEANPGGLPIEVFDGFRAAFLADRSQFFLDVASGPFFGFNRPGAKVSQGLIYSWWMQGMMTGFKNAYDCIKAFSETDFTEDLKKFDVPTLIVHGDDDQIVPIGASALLSAKLIKNSILKIYPGGTHSLGDTSKEQLNADLLAFIKNENS is encoded by the coding sequence ATGAGTACAATTACTACCAAGGACGGTACACAGATCTACTACAAAGACTGGGGTACAGGACAACCGATCGTCTTTAGTCACGGCTGGCCGCTAAGTGGGGATGCTTGGGAATCACAAATGTTTTTTCTCGCCTCGCACGGCTACCGCTGCATTGCACACGATCGCCGGGGTCATGGCCGATCGAGTCAACCGTGGAACGGTAATGATATGGACACCTACGCCGACGATCTAGCGGAACTCTTCGAGGCGCTGGATCTTAAGGATGCGGTGATGATCGGACATTCTACCGGAGGCGGCGAAGTGGCACGCTTCATCGGTCGTCACGGCACCAGCCGCGTTTCCAAGGCGGTACTGATGGGCGCGGTGCCACCTCTGATGCTCAAGACAGAGGCAAATCCAGGTGGGCTACCAATTGAGGTTTTTGACGGTTTTCGTGCGGCATTTTTGGCCGATCGATCGCAGTTCTTCCTCGATGTAGCCAGTGGCCCCTTCTTTGGCTTCAATCGACCTGGTGCTAAAGTCTCTCAAGGGCTGATCTATTCCTGGTGGATGCAGGGCATGATGACTGGATTCAAGAACGCTTATGACTGTATCAAGGCGTTTTCCGAAACAGATTTTACCGAGGATTTGAAAAAGTTCGACGTGCCAACGCTGATCGTTCATGGCGATGACGATCAAATCGTGCCGATTGGTGCTTCTGCCCTTCTATCTGCCAAGCTGATTAAGAATTCGATTTTGAAAATCTACCCAGGTGGGACACATAGCCTGGGTGACACGAGTAAAGAACAACTTAACGCCGACTTACTGGCATTCATCAAAAATGAGAATTCTTGA
- a CDS encoding glycosyltransferase: MNISQSNLLLRAPSGALVIPALPPAPVYVGSESLLFSLVVPTYNERKNIKRLIRQLCDLLDEVMPEVYELIVVDDDSPDGTWELAAELISEYPQLRVMRRVEERGLSTAVIRGWQVARGQVLGVIDGDLQHPPELLLQLWRQIEGGADLAIASRHVEGGGVSEWSIIRRFLSRGAQLLGLVICPEVVSRVSDPMTGYFLVRRACIADREMNPLGYKILIEVLGRGKIRWIAEVGYVFQERQHGESKVTGKQYIEYIQHLLRLRFSLWPIGRFLRFAAVGFSGVFVDMLVLYLLSDPSTLGWGLTRSKIIASELAIVNNFLWNDAWTFGDISRKQKGKRHRFQRFLKFNVVCLAGLILNVLLLNLLFNVLGFDRLPYGRYAANFLAIGIVTFWNFWINLKLSWRVTDVDK; the protein is encoded by the coding sequence ATGAATATTAGCCAATCTAATTTACTGCTGAGGGCACCATCAGGCGCATTGGTAATTCCAGCTTTACCACCTGCGCCTGTTTATGTGGGGAGTGAGTCGCTGTTGTTTTCTTTGGTTGTGCCAACTTACAACGAAAGGAAGAATATTAAGCGGCTAATTAGACAATTGTGCGATCTTCTAGATGAGGTAATGCCGGAAGTCTATGAGTTAATTGTGGTGGATGATGATAGTCCTGATGGTACTTGGGAATTGGCAGCAGAGTTAATTTCGGAGTATCCACAATTGCGCGTGATGCGACGAGTGGAGGAACGAGGACTTTCGACGGCGGTAATTCGTGGCTGGCAAGTGGCTAGAGGACAGGTTTTAGGGGTGATAGATGGCGATCTTCAGCATCCTCCAGAGTTATTGTTGCAGCTTTGGCGACAAATTGAAGGAGGGGCGGATTTGGCGATCGCTAGTCGTCATGTGGAAGGCGGTGGCGTGAGTGAATGGAGTATAATTCGGCGCTTTTTATCTCGTGGCGCACAACTTTTAGGATTAGTTATTTGTCCCGAAGTTGTCAGTCGTGTTTCCGATCCAATGACGGGTTATTTTTTAGTCCGTCGCGCCTGTATTGCCGATCGAGAAATGAATCCTTTGGGTTATAAAATTCTCATTGAAGTATTAGGTAGGGGAAAAATTCGCTGGATAGCGGAAGTAGGTTATGTTTTCCAAGAACGGCAACATGGGGAAAGTAAAGTTACAGGAAAACAATATATAGAATATATCCAACATTTACTGAGATTACGCTTTTCTCTTTGGCCTATAGGACGCTTTTTGCGCTTTGCTGCCGTTGGGTTTAGTGGGGTATTTGTTGATATGTTGGTGCTTTACTTGTTGAGCGATCCGAGTACTTTAGGTTGGGGGTTGACTCGCAGTAAAATAATTGCTTCCGAATTGGCAATTGTGAACAATTTCTTATGGAATGATGCGTGGACTTTTGGCGATATTTCCCGCAAACAAAAAGGTAAACGTCACCGTTTCCAAAGGTTTTTAAAATTCAATGTGGTTTGTTTGGCGGGACTGATTTTAAATGTGTTGCTGTTGAATTTGTTGTTTAATGTTTTAGGGTTCGATCGTTTACCTTATGGTAGATATGCAGCGAATTTCCTTGCTATTGGAATTGTGACTTTTTGGAATTTCTGGATTAACTTAAAGTTAAGTTGGCGCGTTACAGATGTAGATAAATAA